The Neochlamydia sp. S13 genome has a segment encoding these proteins:
- a CDS encoding ABC transporter ATP-binding protein: protein MPTFLLKIQNLSFSFGEKKILKNLSLDISPNEVISLVGWSGSGKTTLFKLLAGILPLETGVISVATGQPAESIAFMAQEDLLLPWRTILENLLLPTELGKKPSSSLSLQQKALSLLSEMGLKESANLYPEQLSGGMRQRASLARALLQQRPLLLLDEPFNKLDVVLREQIYELLRKIKEKLNCTILMNTHDFRDAIYLADRILLLHDGSIHKIWKIENKLRRDPLHYATLSEEIRQALFNLID from the coding sequence ATGCCAACATTCTTATTAAAAATTCAAAATCTCTCTTTTTCTTTTGGAGAAAAAAAGATACTAAAAAATCTTTCGTTAGATATATCACCTAACGAAGTTATTTCTTTAGTAGGATGGTCAGGATCAGGGAAAACGACTCTCTTTAAACTCCTCGCAGGCATATTACCGCTCGAAACAGGAGTTATTAGCGTGGCCACAGGTCAACCTGCAGAATCCATTGCTTTTATGGCGCAAGAAGATCTATTACTTCCTTGGAGAACCATTCTAGAAAACTTACTCCTCCCTACAGAATTAGGGAAAAAGCCTTCTTCTAGCTTATCTCTCCAGCAAAAAGCATTAAGCCTGCTTTCAGAAATGGGCCTCAAAGAAAGTGCTAACCTATATCCTGAGCAACTTTCTGGAGGAATGCGCCAAAGGGCTTCTCTCGCTCGTGCTCTTTTGCAACAACGCCCTCTTCTACTGCTAGACGAACCTTTTAACAAGCTAGATGTAGTGCTTCGTGAGCAGATTTATGAACTATTACGCAAAATCAAAGAAAAATTAAATTGTACGATTTTAATGAATACCCATGATTTCCGTGATGCTATTTATCTGGCAGACCGTATCTTATTGCTGCATGATGGGAGTATTCATAAGATATGGAAAATAGAAAATAAGCTGCGTCGTGATCCGCTCCACTATGCAACCCTTTCAGAGGAAATCCGGCAGGCCCTCTTTAATTTGATAGATTAA
- a CDS encoding amino acid permease has product MEKSHVPSKGTVLSAMFLVAGCCIGGGMLALPVATGVNGFIPSLVVMVICWIMMTITGLLLLEVSLWMEEGVHVDTMTHRLLGNVGRWISWILYLFICYASLVAYTAAGGHQLAIAFDSVFNIPLTKELGCTIYILTFGLVLYLGSAIVGRVNAILFMAMLASYVALISIGMPEVQVTYLKYSHWTGFLLAIPLMLASFSYQTMVPSLTPYLKKNLKGLRLAIIGGTSITFMIYALWQCMMLGIVPVEGTHGLAQALIDGKPATLFLNEHVHGKYVASIAHFFAFFAVVTSFLGIALGLFDFLSDGLKIKKIGMGNVILGILIIMPTLVFATQFERVFVVALDSSGGYGDTILNGFIPVLMVWVGRYSKGYPAYFRVPGGKLLLSVVFIFFLLCLLLEIFVHTGYLSSVYEAYELIEKRIDI; this is encoded by the coding sequence GTGGAAAAAAGTCACGTTCCTTCTAAAGGAACCGTTTTGTCAGCTATGTTTCTTGTAGCGGGTTGTTGTATTGGTGGAGGAATGCTTGCTTTGCCTGTTGCCACGGGTGTAAATGGTTTTATACCTTCTTTAGTCGTCATGGTTATTTGTTGGATAATGATGACAATTACAGGTCTACTTTTATTGGAAGTTAGCCTGTGGATGGAAGAAGGTGTCCATGTTGATACCATGACACACCGCCTTTTAGGAAATGTTGGACGTTGGATTAGCTGGATTCTTTATCTCTTTATTTGTTATGCCTCGCTTGTTGCCTATACGGCAGCAGGAGGCCATCAGCTAGCTATAGCTTTCGACAGCGTTTTCAATATTCCCTTGACTAAAGAACTAGGGTGTACGATTTATATCTTAACTTTTGGACTCGTCCTCTATTTAGGGAGTGCCATTGTAGGCCGAGTCAATGCAATTTTATTTATGGCTATGCTTGCTTCCTATGTAGCCTTAATTAGCATAGGGATGCCTGAAGTGCAAGTTACTTATTTGAAATATAGTCATTGGACAGGTTTTCTATTAGCTATTCCTTTAATGTTGGCCTCTTTCAGCTATCAAACAATGGTCCCAAGTTTGACCCCTTATTTAAAAAAGAATTTAAAGGGCTTACGTTTAGCAATTATTGGAGGGACCTCTATCACCTTTATGATCTATGCTTTATGGCAATGTATGATGCTTGGGATTGTGCCTGTAGAAGGAACCCATGGCTTGGCTCAAGCCTTGATAGATGGCAAGCCTGCCACCCTTTTTTTAAATGAACATGTGCATGGAAAGTATGTAGCAAGTATTGCCCATTTTTTTGCTTTTTTTGCCGTTGTCACTTCTTTTTTGGGAATTGCTTTAGGGTTATTTGATTTCCTTTCCGATGGATTAAAGATTAAAAAAATAGGAATGGGAAACGTAATATTAGGCATCTTAATCATCATGCCTACCCTTGTTTTTGCTACTCAATTTGAAAGAGTGTTTGTCGTCGCTTTAGATTCGTCGGGCGGTTATGGGGATACAATCTTAAATGGCTTTATTCCTGTTTTAATGGTTTGGGTAGGGCGGTATTCTAAAGGATATCCAGCTTATTTTCGCGTGCCGGGAGGAAAATTACTACTAAGCGTAGTATTTATATTTTTTCTTCTATGTTTATTGCTTGAGATTTTTGTACACACCGGGTATTTATCTTCTGTGTATGAAGCCTACGAACTAATCGAAAAAAGAATCGACATTTAG